The Chryseolinea soli genome contains a region encoding:
- a CDS encoding CcmD family protein: MKKLISSLLGLILMALSLSANAQSDVPMADGLRSEGKIYVVVAIILIVLAGLITYLFLMDRKVKKLEDLLAEKKHSTK; this comes from the coding sequence ATGAAAAAACTCATTAGCAGCCTCCTGGGCCTCATTTTGATGGCCCTTAGCCTTTCCGCAAACGCGCAATCCGACGTGCCCATGGCCGACGGCCTCCGCTCCGAGGGCAAGATCTATGTGGTGGTCGCCATCATCCTCATCGTGCTGGCGGGCCTTATCACCTACCTCTTTTTGATGGACCGCAAAGTGAAAAAGCTGGAAGATCTTCTAGCCGAAAAAAAACACTCAACCAAATAG
- the ccsA gene encoding cytochrome c biogenesis protein CcsA, with product MKNWLKILAVALLFYVHIGGLLMDVPRLNILNETIRALYFHVPMWFGMVALFLVSVVYSVLYLLNPAVATDRKAVEFANVGLVFGILGMLTGMLWANYAWGSFWHGDPKQNGAAIALLVYLAYFILRGSVENEEQKARLSAVYNIFAFAAMIPLIFIIPRLTSSLHPGSGGNPGFNMYDLDNRMRMVFYPAVIGWILVGVWVTSLRVRMRAIEDKIHDLEDEKTH from the coding sequence ATGAAGAACTGGCTAAAAATTCTTGCTGTCGCTTTACTTTTCTACGTTCACATCGGCGGCCTGCTCATGGATGTTCCACGGCTCAACATCCTGAACGAGACCATCCGGGCCCTCTATTTCCATGTGCCCATGTGGTTTGGGATGGTGGCCCTTTTTCTCGTTTCCGTGGTCTATTCTGTTCTGTACTTGCTCAATCCCGCGGTGGCAACGGATCGCAAAGCCGTAGAATTCGCCAACGTAGGCCTGGTTTTTGGCATTTTGGGTATGCTCACCGGCATGTTGTGGGCTAACTATGCCTGGGGCTCCTTCTGGCACGGCGACCCAAAACAAAACGGTGCCGCCATTGCGCTCCTGGTCTATCTGGCCTATTTCATCCTGCGCGGCTCCGTGGAAAATGAAGAACAAAAAGCCCGTCTCAGCGCCGTCTATAACATTTTCGCCTTTGCGGCAATGATCCCGCTCATATTCATCATCCCCCGCCTCACCAGTTCGCTCCACCCCGGCAGCGGCGGCAACCCGGGTTTCAATATGTATGACCTCGACAACCGCATGCGCATGGTCTTTTATCCCGCGGTGATCGGCTGGATCCTGGTTGGCGTCTGGGTAACCTCCCTGCGGGTGAGAATGCGGGCCATTGAAGATAAAATTCACGACTTAGAAGATGAAAAAACTCATTAG
- a CDS encoding heme exporter protein CcmB: MILHLIHKELTLELRRKAVISGIGVYLFSLIFICYLTFSLRQNSINEATWSALFWLAILFSVVNSVAKSFIGEKKGSFIYYYAVASPQAIILSKILYNTLLCLLLSLAGYALFSLFIGNPIQDQGLFLLTLLLTSFGFSAALSLISGIASKANNSNILMAVLSFPVILALLLMAIKITKNVLDGLDRSVSVDELLNLLAINCILTGLSYMLFPYIWRS; encoded by the coding sequence ATGATCCTGCACCTGATCCATAAGGAACTCACCCTGGAGCTTCGACGCAAAGCGGTGATCTCCGGTATCGGCGTCTACCTGTTCAGTCTCATCTTCATTTGCTACCTCACCTTCAGTCTGCGTCAGAATTCCATCAATGAAGCCACGTGGTCGGCGCTCTTTTGGCTGGCCATTTTGTTTTCGGTGGTCAACAGCGTGGCGAAGAGCTTTATCGGGGAGAAAAAAGGCTCGTTCATTTATTATTATGCCGTGGCCAGCCCGCAAGCCATCATTCTTTCCAAGATCCTGTACAACACGTTGCTGTGCCTGCTTTTGTCGCTGGCCGGCTATGCGCTGTTCTCCCTTTTCATCGGCAACCCCATCCAGGACCAGGGACTTTTCCTGCTCACGCTCTTGCTCACTTCGTTCGGATTTTCGGCAGCGCTGAGCCTCATTTCCGGCATTGCATCCAAGGCCAATAACAGCAACATCCTGATGGCCGTGCTCAGCTTCCCCGTGATCCTGGCGCTGCTCCTCATGGCCATCAAGATCACCAAAAACGTACTCGACGGCCTGGACCGCTCCGTCAGCGTGGACGAATTGCTAAACCTGTTGGCAATAAATTGCATCCTCACGGGCCTGTCGTACATGCTCTTCCCGTATATTTGGCGCAGTTAA